A section of the Papio anubis isolate 15944 chromosome 4, Panubis1.0, whole genome shotgun sequence genome encodes:
- the LOC103883331 gene encoding signal recognition particle 14 kDa protein: MVVLESEQFLMELTRLFQKCRMSGSVYITLEKYDGRTKPIPKKGTVEGFEPADKCLLRATDGKKKISTVVSSKEVSKFQMAHSNLLRANMDGLKKRDKKNKTKKTKAAPAAAATTATAAATAATAAQ, translated from the coding sequence ATGGTGGTGTTGGAGAGCGAGCAGTTCCTGATGGAGCTGACCAGACTTTTCCAGAAGTGCCGGATGTCGGGCAGCGTCTATATCACCTTGGAGAAGTATGACGGTCGAACCAAACCCATTCCAAAGAAAGGTACTGTGGAGGGCTTTGAGCCCGCAGACAAGTGTCTGTTAAGAGCTACCGATGGGAAAAAGAAGATCAGCACTGTGGTGAGCTCCAAGGAAGTGAGTAAGTTTCAGATGGCTCATTCAAACCTACTGAGAGCTAACATGGATGGGCTGaagaagagagacaaaaagaacaaaactaagaAGACCAAAGCAGCACCTGccgcagcagcaacaacagcaacagcagcagcaacagcagcaacagcagcacaGTAA